The Treponema sp. OMZ 790 genome includes the window GAGCGCTTACTCCTTTATCAAAATCGACTACATCTTTTGAATCGGGGGAATCCTGAGCATGTAAAAGCGTCAAATCGTATAGTACCTTGCCTTCTCTGTCGAGATTATAAAAACCTACCGACATAAAGCCCATATTAAACGCAACCAAACCGACAAGGGCAAGAAGCGTAATTAAGCCGAGTTTTGCCGCAAAAGAAGTCAGTTTGGTATTTGAAAAAATTGCCGCCAAATTCTTTTGCTCATACGAATTGCTTCCCCGTGTTTTTAATTTAAATATAAAGGCGGGAAAAAAATATGCAATACCGAACAAACCGATAAGCATACCGAAAAACGAAAGGGTATATAAATTACCCGGGTTTTCTTTTGTTACCCCATGGAGAATATAAGCGTACGAAGCAAGCAACAAAAATAAAAAAACAAACAGGGGCATAGTAAATCTTTTTACTTTTATTTTTTCGTTTTCGGCCGCTTGCTTAAGTAAATCTATTATCTTTATATGTTTAAATTTTAGCGACCCCTTAAAAATATAAAACGCATATATACAAAATACAACCAAAACCGTTTTTACAACCTCGGACGCGGGCAAAAAAAGTGTTGTCTTATACTCCAAATCCAAAAAAGACATAACAATTTTGGGAAGTACCGTATACAAAAGTGAACCGAACACAAGTCCCAATACGCAGGAAAAAAGCCCCAAGATAGCTTGTTCAATCCCGTATAGTAAATTGATGTTTTTATTTTCAACTCCCAAAAGCATATACGAAGCGAATTCTTTCAGGCGCAAGTTAAAAATATATTTTCCCATATAGCGTATAAACCAAAACAAAACAAAAATTATCGCAACCTTGGCACAGGAAAACAAGGCTTTAAATGTTTCCATATTACGCAGACGGGGGTTATTTATTTGCTCATCTTGACTGACCGTAAAAATCGTGCACAAAAAAGCAATACATAACGCAACCGTTATTATGTATATTGAATAGTCTTTAAAAGATTTTTTTGCGTTTATTACACTTAACTTAAACATATCACTCCCCCAAGGCGATTGCCGCTTTAAAAATCTCTTCATAAAATGCACGGTGCGAATTATGTACGTTTTTTAATTCCGAAAACAATTTTCCGTCTTTTAAAAAAAGCACCCTGCCGGAATACGAAGCGCAAAAAGCGTCGTGCGTTACCATTATAATGGTTGTACCCAGTTTTTTATTTATTTCGCTAAAGGTTTCCATTAAAACTTTTGTCGAATGCGAATCCAATGCCCCGCTCGGTTCATCCGCCATAAGAATCTTAGGTTTATGGATTACCGCCCGTGCGCACGCTGTCCTTTGCTTTTCACCGCCCGATATTTCGTACGGATATTTATCGAGTAAGGAGTCTATCCCTAAAAGAGAAGCGATATTATTAACTTCTTCTGCAATTTTTTCTTTACGTTCACGGTTAAGCATTAAGCTCAACGCAATATTTTCTTTTACCCGAAGCGCATCTATTAAATTATATTCCTGAAAAATAAAGCCCAAATTTTCTCTTCGGAACCGGGCGGTTTCTTTAGGCTTAAGAGACTGTAATTCCTTGCCGTTGATTAAAATACTTCCGCTTGTAGGAGAATCGATAGTAGAAATACAATTGAGCAACGTGGATTTACCGCTTCCCGAAGGCCCCATTACCGAAAGAAATTCTCCTTCTGCAAGATCAAAAGAAAAACCGTCGACAACATTTACGGCATTTTCACCCTTTCCGTAGGTTTTAACCAGATTCCGTGTTTGTAAAATCATATTTATCTCCTCTATCTATTTTAAACACTCCATCGGCTATGTTGTCATAGGAAGAGCGGTGTGTTATCATTAAAATAAGTTTTTGCGTTTTAAGGCGGGATAAAAGAGAGTGTAATGCGAGGTTTGTTTCAGAATCGAGGGCATTTTCAACCTCATCGAATAAGATAACCTCGCCGTTTTGCAAAAGACAGCGGCTTAAGGCAAGACGCTGAATTTGCCCTTGCGAAAGTATATGTTCTTTTCCGCCCAATTGTGTATCAAGCCCCTTATCCAAAGAATCGATAACCTTATTTAATTTTGTTTTTGCCAACACATCGTTTATTGTAAGCGTATCGGCTTTTTTACCGAATAATAGATTTTCTTTTATAGTACCGGAAAAAATAAAAGGATTTTGACTTATATACGAAAGCCTTGAAGCAAGATTACAAAAAATAATCTTACCTTCTAATACCGATTCATTTTTAAGACTAATATTTCCCGAAATAATATTAAAAAGGCTTGTTTTACCTGAACCGTTCTCTCCCTTAATAAGATAAAGACCGGGGAATTTAAACTCGGTATTTAGATTTTTAAAAAGAAAATTATTTTTTTTATAAGCAAACTTTAAATTTTCTATTTTGATTTTTTTTATATTTGAAGTATCTTTTTCTTCTTTTATGAGCGAAAAAAAATTTTGTCTTTCATCAAAAATACTTTTTAAGCGCTCTACCGAAACAAAGGAAACTATAATTCCCTTATAAGTTTCGGCACATGAAGAAACAAGGCTTCTAAATTTTTGAGAATACATGAGGGCTGCGGTAATAGTGCCGACGGTGTTTTTTCCTTCAAGAACGGTTAAACCGATAATGGCAAATAAAGAAATATTTATGGTAAAATTAGTAAAAAAAGAAGCAGAGGAAGACTGCATTCCGATAATTGTAGATTCTTTTACGTGAATAAAAATATATTTTAAAATATGCGTAAACTTATAAATAAAAAACTTTTGCGAAGAATGATTTTTTATCTCCTGTAAACCCCGTATCGTTTCGCTAATATAGGCAGTATACTCATCCTGCCTTTTACGCTGAGCTTCATTTACCGCAGCCTGCTTTGTTCCAAAATATTTTGCCAAAAAAACGGGAATAACCGAAACTATGAGCGTAAGACAAAAAATAAAAATATCTATTTTAAAGAGCCTAAAACCTATTATACCCATCATAATAATGGAGGTAATTATCGAAGGAATTTGAGAAGTATAGATACCCGTCATTATGCCTAAATCTGATAAAAAAAGATTTAAAAGTTTACCCGAATCCTGCTCGGAACTTCCCTTAGGCGGTAAATGTAAGAGGTTTAAATAAAGGCGGCTTTCGGTATAAACGGTCATTTTACGCTGAAGCAAAAACCGGAACCAAGAACTTAAAAGCGAAAAAGCAAGCCCTGCAATTTGGAAAAGAATAATGATTTTTAAAAAGGAAAAAAAAGCAGTCCTATCCTTTAAGGTTAAAGCATCGATTATCTTCCCCGTAAATAGAGGTTCAAAGGTGGATGCATAATTACCGATAAGAGAAAAACAAAGGAGAAAAAACAAGGCCGAAAAAAACGGCTTTATAAATGAGGCAGCCCAGCGGTTTAGCTTTGCATTCATCGCACGCCGGCAATCCTATATCTTTTCCTCAATGCGGTTAAAGATTTCGTAAAGCTCTTCAAAATATTTTTGTATAAGTTTATAATCCGAAGAATTTATTTGCGATTTTATTTCGGAAAGCCACGCAGCCGTTTGCTTGTCGTTTTCTTTTTGCTGTTTTGTACGCTCTTCGTTTGCAATTTCATTAAGAGTTTCTTCTATTGTACAAGCAACAATTCCGTATTGCAATACAAGAATTTGATACATACCCTTATTGCCGTCAAAGCCGTATTTTTCAAAAATGCGTTTTATTTTTTTTGAAGGCTTTACTTTTAAAACTCTGTCAAAAGTTTCCCGTACACTTTCTTCTTTTTCGTTATAAATAAGTTTGCCTGCATTTTCTGATTTTAAATCGGCAAAAAGATATTTATAACCTTTAATAAACTCTTGTACCGACTGTTCGCTTAATACGCTTTCTCTTTCAAAATTATTTTGTGAAAAAACAAAAGCACTGCAAAATAAAACCGATAAAACAATACAAATAATCTTTTTCATATCATTACTCCTCTCATAAAATATTTTAAGTTATTCTTCTTTTTTCAAAATAATAACGGGGACATTTTATATCCGCCGTAAGAGTATCGCCTGTGTGCTCATAAATAAAACGCAAACAACGGCTGTACACCTTATGACATTCATTATAGTATTCTTCCGGGCAGGTTTTGCACGGTGAGTTTTCGGCAAAAATATTCCGCTCGGGCGGATTAAGCCATTTTTGCATAAGTTCCCCGTTCCAACATTCTGCAAGGCTTTGCGTTTTTAAATCTCCCAGTACATACCGCTTATCGTAAGGAAGCTGTTCGCAAATAAAAACTTCACCGTTCGGCATTAGGGTTAAAGAAAAACGCCCTGCATTGCAAATAGCTCTTTTTTCAAAGATATTTTCTTTTGTAACCTCCTCGACTATTACAGGCTCATCATAAGCTTTTTCAAATCCGCCTGCCGTAAGCTCCACATCCGTATGTGCTTCTTTAAATTCTTTAACAACACCGCTTGCTCTTTTCATTTGCTCATCACTCGGATAAAGATCATCGGTATGACGCGTACCGCTTCTTCCGTATTGAACAACCTGCATCCGTTTAATTCCCAAATCGTTAAGAAGGTTTAAGTAATCGGCTAAGCCGTCTGCATTATACGAAGTTAAAACAGCCTTTACACGCACTTCAATACCGTGTTTTTGTAAGTTTTTTATCATTTGAATTGCTTTTGAAAAATACTCATCATCGGTGATACCTAAAACATTTTTAACTATTTTACCGTCGGCGGCATCAAGGCTTATCTGCATTCCCCTTAAGCCCGCCCTTTCATGTAATTTTTTTATTCTGTCTTCACTTATAATCGATTTAGTTGAAAGAGAATATAAAAGCCCGTGCTCGTATAAACTTTGCATAAGCTCATCAATGTCGGGGCGGAGCATGGGGTCTCCGCCTGTAAGCATAAAACTTTCGCATCCGGTTTCTTTTAGTTCTTTAAAAATAATATTTAAACGTTCAAGGGGAATTAATTCTTTTACGGGTACAAGAGGATGGTAGCAGTACTTGCACTTAAAACCGCAAGAAGTCATTACATTATAATTTACCGAAAGAGGAGCTGAAAGCCGTAAATCACGCGAATCAAAAATAATTTTTTCTTTAGGAATTATAAAGGCGGACGGATCGGGATAACGGTTTTGAGTTTGTTTTAAAATAGCAGGTTTTACTTCGGAAATATCCATAACCAAGGGCTGAATATTGGTGCGTTTTTCGAGAGCTTCAAGCGAATTAAAAAGCACTTTTTTATAATCAACATCATCATTTGATTCCATTCCAAAAACATAAGCCATGTTATTTGCAACTTCGCCGAAGGTATGTTCACCGTCAAAGAGTAAGAGCATAATAACTTCTTGCGGAAGTAAAATACTTACCTTATCGGGAGAATAAAAAAAGTCATCTATTGTATATGCAACACAGCGGTGTTCTTCTTTTCTAAACCGAAGTTCGGGATTGTAGATTAGTTTTTGATTTGGAGTGAATTGTTGCATAAAAAGTCTCCTTAATTTAAGTAGTCATAATATTAAATAATCACTACTTACATAGATATTAAGTAACTTGATTAGAGTGAAATATTTACATATAACACCCTAATCAAGTTTTAAATAAGTAATAGACTACTTATTAGTGTCATTGTTAACACAGCTTTTCGAGCATCCGTTGTAACAACTTGCATAGCAACCGCTACCGCAGCTGAACCATCCGCATAAAGGAACGACCACATCATGATTAGGATCATTAGCCTTTAGTCCAGCATCCCCAATCTGTTTTTTTAATTCTTTTAGTTCCATAAATACCCTCCTTAAGATATATGCGAACTAAACCATGGCTTCACATAGGTGAAGTCCCAAAAAACTGATGACAAACTCATCAGTCATATCTAATATTAGATATAAAATTTTTCACACTGAAAAAATATATCTAAATTATTTTTATTTCGGTGCGCCCCCATTTGAACAACCGGCATAGCAGCTATATCGGCATGAAAATCTCGAAAAACCATCATACAAAATTGAAGATAGAGATAAGGTATAATTTTCAAAAAACAGATCCGAAAAACAATTAAAAAGATTTGTTTTATATTCGGAAACATTTAATTCACCTTTTTCAATCATTTTTTTCAGATCCTCTAAATTTTGCATATTTTACCTCCATTACATTATTTCTAAAATTATGTTTAAAGTTTATTTTATCGGTAACTTTTTTATTCCTATTCTTTAGTCTTGTCAACACAATTATTTACACAGGATACCGAGCAAATAAAGTCGCAAGTTTTTCCGTAATCATTGTTTGGTATAAACCAATCAAAAAATGAAAATTGTTTGGATAAGGCAAAACAAAAACATAATTTAAATTGCTCCATAAGACATTTATTTGTTTCTTCGATATTTAGACTTGCCCTTTCTATATCATTTTTTAATGCATCAAGGTTCATATTTTCATCCTCTAAAAACCTCAAAGTAAAACGTTATAACTTCAATGGAGTAGCACCGGTTCCTGACAGTGTACAGGCATTTACGCAAGATACTGAACACGTTCCGAATGTACAACCCGCTAAACATTCCTTTGAGCAAGAAGTTCCGCAATTACTTATCGTTCCTTCCATCATGCAACCCGTTTGACACCGCAACACACAGGACGAATCAGAACCGCATGACATAACAGACTCATCATTTTCCGGTGAAAATACTAACTTATTTTCATTTATGCTATTTTTAAGTTTTTCAATATCCATAAATTCCTCCAAATAAATTTAAATAAAATTCAGGTATTTGATCCTTGAATCGAGCAGCCTTTAGGACAAGATTCGGCACACGCTTTAGAACATCCTTCATTACAAGTGTCATTACATATCCAGAAAAAACACGTTGGAGCAATGACCTGATTCTTTGAATCCCATTCATAACCGAAAGGTAGTCCATTAATCTTTATTTTATCTTTTAATTTATCTAAATTCATATTTTCCTCCTATTAAATGCTTAACCTACTATAATTGTCTCATACATTTTTAATTTTGTCAACATAAAAATTGCAAAAAACGAGCTTTTTTTATTTATTTTCGTCTAATAGAACCTCCTTAAAATAAACCTATGGTTTTTCCGTTAGAGCAGCCGTAAAAACATTTCAATGCACAAGATGAAGCAGCACAGCCTTCCGCACATGAGGATGCTATACCGCAGGGTTTGTTGTCTTTTACTGTACTGCTGACAGAACATCCCGGCTGACATTTTAGGGAACAATAACTAAAAACAAAGAATTTCAAAATTGAATCCATAGCCGTATCTTCAGGTTTATAATCAAGTTCACCGTTTTTTATTTTTTGTTTCAGATCCGATAAATTCATAATCACCTCCGGTGTTTTATAGATTATTTTCTAGCTGATTAAAAATTTCATATAATTCAGCAGAATATTTTTTTATTAATTCATAATCATCGGAATTTATTTGAGATTTTATTTCGTTAAGCCAGCCTACGGTTTGCTTATCGTTTTCTTTTTGCTCTTGGGTACGTTCTTCATTTGAAATTTCTGCAAGAGTTTTTTCGATTGTATCGGCAACTATTCCATATTGTAAAGCGGCAAGCTGTAAATGCCCCAGTTTAGGATTGAGACCGTTTTGCTTAAAAATCTTTTGTATTTTTTTGGGAGGCGTTTTTTTACATATAGACTTAAAAAGATCAGACATACTTATTTCGTTGTCAATGCTATCCAAGCCTTTATATCGGCTGCCGTTATTTCGGCAAAAAGCCTTTCATGATTTTCAATAAAACTTTTTACATTGTCTTCGCTTAAAACGGCTTTATCATAATTAGTTACCGTACACGACAAAATAAGGATATGCAGAATAAAAAAGAAGAAGCTGCAATCAATAATTTTTTTCAATTTATTTTCCTCCAAAGTATTTATTTTAAATAAATTTTATTTAACCTAAAGCCATACTTATGGGGCAGGATAAAGTACATGTCGCACAAGAAACAACCGCACAAGACGGGGCACAGGAAACACCGCAATTTTTAAAGTCAGACAACCTAATCGTTCCGTTTATTGTATTTGATGAACAGCCGTTGCTGCAAGATTTTCTGTTTTAGTTTAGATAACTGCATTTACACCTCCATTACTTAGCACACAAAAATTATATTTATAAAACCGTTTGTTTACTACTCGCACAGCAATCCATACAACCATGAGAACAGCCTTCCATACAGCTGGGTATACACTTGTCCCCAAGTCTTAAAGTTTCAAATATCGATAAAAAACAATACCTAGCATTGTAGAATCCAAGTTTTCCATATAAAATATCAATATTTTTAATATCGGATAAATCAAGCGAGCCCGATTTGATATCTTTTCTTAGTTTATCCAAATTCATAGCTTCCTCCACTTACATAGTAGACCACATTTTTACCTTTGTCAAGGGTAAATTTATGAAAAAAAGCATTTTTTTCAAATTTTTAAACTTTTTCTCATCTTTACGCATTTACTAATATCAATTGTCAGGATTATGAGGGCTATAATAAAAACTATAAAATAAATAACTATTAAAAAATAAAAATATACATACCGAAATAAAAATATAAAAAAATTATTAATTGAATGAATAAGAATAGGAACATAGATATTATTGGTTTTTTCATAACAATAAGCCAATAAAATGCCGTCAAGCACAAGAGAAAACATTTTTATATTAAATCCATAACCCGGTATATGTAAAAAAGCAAAAAACATTGAAGAAATAAATACAGCAATGAAGTCATTGCTTATTTCTTTTAATTTATTATACATAAGTCCTCTATAAAATATTTCTTCAAAAACAGGGCCAATGATTACGGTACTTATAAGCATAAAAGGTTCAAAACGAGGTCTTTGTAATTTTTCTAAAATCAAAATATCATATACAGTAATATTTTTTTTACCCGTTAAAATATCATTAAAATATTTAAAAAAATTAAAAAGAAAAGAATTATCAAAGATAAAGGATATTATATAATATATCATCGTGATTGATGACAGATAAATCAAACCTTTTACAATAACAGATAAATTTAATTTTTTATAAGTAAATATTATCTTTAAATCTTTTGAATAAAATAAATAGAAAATAATTATAAATAGTAAAAATAATAAACTACCGAAAATTCCATTATATTTAACGAATAAGATATAATAGTAATTATAAAAATTTTTGAAAAGAAATTTACCGGTGTAAGAAATTATCAAAAAAGCAAGAATATACAATATAAAAAGAATGCACAGATCTTTTATTACTTTTTTATTCATATAATTATTCCATAAGTTTATATTTTCTTTCGTTGTCTACTTTAAATCTATCGTAATTAGATAAAAAACTTTTTGCTGTTTTTATAAGTTCTTCTCGGTAAGCTTTTGGAGAGACACGTCTGAAGTTTTTCACTATGAAACTAAAGGTCATAAGAAAAAGCCAATTAGAGTTTTATAAGGAGCTCTATATTTTATTCTTTAGCTGCATCTAAGATTTGTTCAATCTTATAATAATTTTTTTCTACTAATCTAAAATCCTGTATACTTATTGCTTTTCTTATTTCGGAGATTATTGAAGGTTGATCGGTTTCTTTTATTTTATCTCCAAACATTTTCTCACATTTTAGTACAAAAAAACAATATTGTAATACAGCCAATTGTAAAGCTGTCTTTTTTACATCAAGGTTTAATTCCGAAAAAACAGATGTAACCTCAGCCGGAAGCGAATCATTTTCCAATGTCCACAAAATATCTTCAATTTTCTTATTTTTAAAAAATAAAGACCAGTCGGTTTTATTCAATTTTGAAGTTAATTCATGGTAATTTTTTAGAATATTATTAATACTACCCAAAGATAATTTCATATTTTTTTGAGCTTCTGCCTCGCTAACGGCTTTTGCAAATTCTTGTTCTGCACGTTTTTTTTCTGCCTCTGCTTTTTTAAATTCTTGCTCGGCGCGTTGTTTCTCCGACTTTGCTTTACTCAATTCACGCTCTGCACGTTTCTTTTCTGCCTCCGCTTTCTCAAATTCCGTTTTTGCTTTCATATACGGTTCTAACCAGTTTTCAGTAATATCTTTATACAAATTCTCATATAAATTAAATAAATTGACATCACTAGAATCATGATACAGTACAAGAGATTGTTCTTCAGCATTCAAATTTACACAAAAAGATGTAAAGAATAAAATTATTACAAATATTAGTGTTATATTTTTTTTCATATTTTCCTCCCATAAAAAATAAAAAATGTAGTTTTTACGGTAAGTCTCTACCATAAAATAAAAGAATTAAGTATTTTCACTTATTATAATTATCTCATGGTTTCCGACGCATGTCAAGATAAATTTGTAAAAAAATACTTTTTTTTTATTTTCATTAAATCAAATGCTTCCAAGAAGGTTTTTGTCGTAATTAGATAAAAAAGTTTTTGCTGTTTTTATAAGTTCTTCTTGGTAATTTTTTGGAGAGATAACCTTTACCTTATCCCCGAAGCTGAGAAGAAGAGCCTTCCATAAGCGTTCCCTTGCAGGAACACGAATATGGGTTTTGTATTTTTGAAAAGATTTTTTCTCGATTACGGAATCGGGGAAGTATTCTTCGATAAGAGGAATTTCTTTTTTGTCAAAGGCGATTTCTATATCGATGCAGGTTTTATAATAGGCAAGCTCGGCTTCTTTCATTTTTTGTTGTATGTCGCCGTGTTTTATAAAAGACCTTTCTTTTGAGAGGATAATGTTTTGCATCCGCGCAACCTTAAAGGTTCTATATTCTTTTTTTTCTTTGATGTATGAAAATAAATACCATGCATACCATTTATAATGAATGGCAAGAGGCTCAGCGCAAACATGGGAGCTTTTCCCCTCGGAATTACGGTAATCGAAAACTATATAGTTTTTTCCGCTGATAGCCTCTTCTAAAAGCATATTGGAACCCTGCACTTTTTTATTTTCTTTTGTAACGCTAAAATCCCAAAATACTTTTTGCCCACCTTCTTTTTCGATAATTGCATTGTATTTTTGAATTAAAGAATTTAGCTTATCGTTTGTGTATGAGGTCGCAAGACTTTCCAAAGCGTTTATAATAATCTGCTGTTCGCTGTTTTTGATGTTGATGTTTTTTATTTTATAATTTTCCAAGACGGCATAGCCGCCGTATCTTCCGCCCAGCGTATACACAGGGATTCCGGCTTCTGCTATGCTTGCCATATCCCTCTGAATAGTACGCACCGACACATTAAAATATTCAGCTAAATATTTTGCAGAAACCTTTTCGTGGTTTAGTAAGTATATAATTATTTCGAGAATGCGTTCAAGTTTCATTTTTTTAATATTCGGCAGTTTAAGCCATCTAGTTTAATTATCGTAATAACCGGACCTCTTCCCCTAATCGTTTAGTTATGATAAAATAAGCAGACGATAAATATTTATTTATTGGAGGGAAGAATGCCGTATATTTTGGGAACAGCGGGACATGTGGATCATGGAAAGACAGCCTTGGTAAAAAGGCTTACAGGAATCGAAACGAGTCACTTACCTGAAGAAAAAAAGCGGGGGATGACGATAGAACTCGGCTTTGCTTCGCTTGAAGATCCCGTTCACGGCACTGTAGGCATAGTCGATGTTCCCGGCCATGAACGCTTTATCCGCAACATGGTTGCAGGTACTTGGGGTCTGGATGCGGCTCTTTTAATAATGGCCGCAGATGACGGCTGGATGCAGATGTCCTCCGATCATTTGCGTGTACTAAAAGCCATGAAGATAGACTCCATCCTTCTTGTAATCACAAAATCTGACCTTGCCGAAAAGGACATGCTTGAGCTTCTTATCGAAGATGCCAATACCCAATGCGAAAAAATAATCGGAAAGAAACTGCCTGCCGTTGTAGTATCTTCCCTTACAGGAAGCGGAATCGAGGAACTCAAGACCGAAATTACAAAACTTCTTTCTTCATCAAAAAAACAAAGTCCCCCTACTCCCTTTTTATATGTTGACAGGGTCTTCGTCCTCAAAGGCATAGGAACCACAGTCACTGGAACATTGAGGGGAAAGGGATTGCATACCGGAGACAGTTTACAAATCTATCCTTCAAACGAAGAGTGCAGAATTAAATCGATTCAAAACCATCATAAGGATGTCGAAAAAATAGAGCCCGGCACAAGGACGGCCCTCAACTTAAAGCTGGGCGAAAAAACAAAC containing:
- a CDS encoding FtsX-like permease family protein is translated as MFKLSVINAKKSFKDYSIYIITVALCIAFLCTIFTVSQDEQINNPRLRNMETFKALFSCAKVAIIFVLFWFIRYMGKYIFNLRLKEFASYMLLGVENKNINLLYGIEQAILGLFSCVLGLVFGSLLYTVLPKIVMSFLDLEYKTTLFLPASEVVKTVLVVFCIYAFYIFKGSLKFKHIKIIDLLKQAAENEKIKVKRFTMPLFVFLFLLLASYAYILHGVTKENPGNLYTLSFFGMLIGLFGIAYFFPAFIFKLKTRGSNSYEQKNLAAIFSNTKLTSFAAKLGLITLLALVGLVAFNMGFMSVGFYNLDREGKVLYDLTLLHAQDSPDSKDVVDFDKGVSALLDAKIGIVSEAVISEYYDTHTEIWYAFTGEESPIPQRVTSLSVYNQVRRMHGMDAVSLEPEQFILNVDMLTYDEKPHLEDKSYPIFDKLYRPKEVIVLPIRAMDSRLCIVVADSEIPNVIPKQRKHFWNLKPSDSEDALQNTLVEICRELGRPVHRIEKNGRIIEVPDKEFTTRYQSIRQYKVTAAAFIMVSFYIGIILLTATGSVLASSAMAEAGINTYRCGVLSKLGMEQKDIGTLIKKQIYFFFVFPVSLALPAGIGINMLIINNTYYYGNYYVFIAQTLVPQVVLYLAVFFLYYLMTYKLYKNMVKPFIR
- a CDS encoding ABC transporter ATP-binding protein, with the protein product MNMILQTRNLVKTYGKGENAVNVVDGFSFDLAEGEFLSVMGPSGSGKSTLLNCISTIDSPTSGSILINGKELQSLKPKETARFRRENLGFIFQEYNLIDALRVKENIALSLMLNRERKEKIAEEVNNIASLLGIDSLLDKYPYEISGGEKQRTACARAVIHKPKILMADEPSGALDSHSTKVLMETFSEINKKLGTTIIMVTHDAFCASYSGRVLFLKDGKLFSELKNVHNSHRAFYEEIFKAAIALGE
- a CDS encoding ABC transporter ATP-binding protein — its product is MNAKLNRWAASFIKPFFSALFFLLCFSLIGNYASTFEPLFTGKIIDALTLKDRTAFFSFLKIIILFQIAGLAFSLLSSWFRFLLQRKMTVYTESRLYLNLLHLPPKGSSEQDSGKLLNLFLSDLGIMTGIYTSQIPSIITSIIMMGIIGFRLFKIDIFIFCLTLIVSVIPVFLAKYFGTKQAAVNEAQRKRQDEYTAYISETIRGLQEIKNHSSQKFFIYKFTHILKYIFIHVKESTIIGMQSSSASFFTNFTINISLFAIIGLTVLEGKNTVGTITAALMYSQKFRSLVSSCAETYKGIIVSFVSVERLKSIFDERQNFFSLIKEEKDTSNIKKIKIENLKFAYKKNNFLFKNLNTEFKFPGLYLIKGENGSGKTSLFNIISGNISLKNESVLEGKIIFCNLASRLSYISQNPFIFSGTIKENLLFGKKADTLTINDVLAKTKLNKVIDSLDKGLDTQLGGKEHILSQGQIQRLALSRCLLQNGEVILFDEVENALDSETNLALHSLLSRLKTQKLILMITHRSSYDNIADGVFKIDRGDKYDFTNTESG
- a CDS encoding radical SAM protein: MQQFTPNQKLIYNPELRFRKEEHRCVAYTIDDFFYSPDKVSILLPQEVIMLLLFDGEHTFGEVANNMAYVFGMESNDDVDYKKVLFNSLEALEKRTNIQPLVMDISEVKPAILKQTQNRYPDPSAFIIPKEKIIFDSRDLRLSAPLSVNYNVMTSCGFKCKYCYHPLVPVKELIPLERLNIIFKELKETGCESFMLTGGDPMLRPDIDELMQSLYEHGLLYSLSTKSIISEDRIKKLHERAGLRGMQISLDAADGKIVKNVLGITDDEYFSKAIQMIKNLQKHGIEVRVKAVLTSYNADGLADYLNLLNDLGIKRMQVVQYGRSGTRHTDDLYPSDEQMKRASGVVKEFKEAHTDVELTAGGFEKAYDEPVIVEEVTKENIFEKRAICNAGRFSLTLMPNGEVFICEQLPYDKRYVLGDLKTQSLAECWNGELMQKWLNPPERNIFAENSPCKTCPEEYYNECHKVYSRCLRFIYEHTGDTLTADIKCPRYYFEKRRIT
- a CDS encoding CPBP family intramembrane glutamic endopeptidase, with the translated sequence MNKKVIKDLCILFILYILAFLIISYTGKFLFKNFYNYYYILFVKYNGIFGSLLFLLFIIIFYLFYSKDLKIIFTYKKLNLSVIVKGLIYLSSITMIYYIISFIFDNSFLFNFFKYFNDILTGKKNITVYDILILEKLQRPRFEPFMLISTVIIGPVFEEIFYRGLMYNKLKEISNDFIAVFISSMFFAFLHIPGYGFNIKMFSLVLDGILLAYCYEKTNNIYVPILIHSINNFFIFLFRYVYFYFLIVIYFIVFIIALIILTIDISKCVKMRKSLKI
- a CDS encoding YafY family protein, with translation MKLERILEIIIYLLNHEKVSAKYLAEYFNVSVRTIQRDMASIAEAGIPVYTLGGRYGGYAVLENYKIKNINIKNSEQQIIINALESLATSYTNDKLNSLIQKYNAIIEKEGGQKVFWDFSVTKENKKVQGSNMLLEEAISGKNYIVFDYRNSEGKSSHVCAEPLAIHYKWYAWYLFSYIKEKKEYRTFKVARMQNIILSKERSFIKHGDIQQKMKEAELAYYKTCIDIEIAFDKKEIPLIEEYFPDSVIEKKSFQKYKTHIRVPARERLWKALLLSFGDKVKVISPKNYQEELIKTAKTFLSNYDKNLLGSI